A window of Christiangramia forsetii KT0803 contains these coding sequences:
- a CDS encoding GIN domain-containing protein — translation MIKKLPLLLLIIFFSCKAQDKIKGSRNVKTEQYNLTTFHSIQIKGEFEVGILKGNRPMVEIEADDNLHDLIQTEVIDGVLHIKPIKELSRAKKQELTITFSDTLKSIVIAGKVELESLQDLYFGDFQLETRKDAKAFITFTAKKFNLIQNDDAESKLNVTAGEVHYQLNQNSKVEALVNSPIFNVDIYEKASARIDGEIQDFTIRADQSSNFDGENLTSVKANILAQGNSEVKVNATDSIEVRANGKSEIEVFNNPSIKLIEFKDEAVIAKKEFSKGLFK, via the coding sequence ATGATTAAGAAATTACCACTTCTACTGCTTATTATATTTTTCTCCTGTAAAGCCCAGGATAAGATAAAGGGAAGTAGAAACGTTAAAACGGAACAATACAACCTCACTACCTTCCACTCCATTCAGATAAAAGGAGAGTTTGAAGTTGGCATTCTTAAAGGGAATAGGCCAATGGTAGAAATTGAAGCAGATGACAATCTTCATGATCTTATTCAGACTGAGGTTATCGATGGCGTTCTGCACATTAAACCTATTAAGGAATTATCCCGAGCCAAGAAACAGGAATTAACAATCACTTTTTCTGATACCTTAAAAAGTATTGTAATTGCAGGCAAAGTTGAACTAGAATCACTGCAGGATCTTTATTTTGGCGATTTTCAGCTAGAAACCAGAAAGGATGCAAAAGCCTTTATTACGTTTACAGCAAAGAAATTTAACCTTATTCAGAACGATGATGCTGAATCTAAGCTTAATGTAACTGCCGGTGAAGTCCATTATCAGTTAAACCAGAATTCCAAGGTGGAAGCCCTTGTAAATTCACCGATCTTTAATGTAGATATTTATGAAAAAGCATCTGCTAGAATTGATGGAGAAATCCAGGATTTTACGATAAGAGCTGATCAATCTTCAAATTTCGATGGGGAGAATCTAACTTCAGTAAAAGCCAATATACTTGCTCAGGGAAATTCCGAAGTAAAAGTAAATGCCACCGATAGTATTGAAGTTAGAGCAAATGGTAAAAGTGAAATTGAAGTTTTCAATAATCCGAGCATTAAACTTATCGAGTTCAAAGATGAAGCGGTTATTGCTAAAAAGGAATTTAGCAAAGGGCTCTTTAAATAG
- a CDS encoding PspC domain-containing protein, producing MNKTVNINLAGTFFHIDEDAYARLQRYLEAIRHSFSNTQGRDEIISDIEARIAELFSEKRKDDRQVISIKEVEEVITIMGQPEDYMVDEEIFEDEPKRTKSTRTIGKQLFRDTENGHVGGVSSGLGHYLGIEAIWVRLLWVLLTIFSSGAFVLIYIAFWIFVPEAKTTADKLAMRGEEVTVSNIEKKIREGFHDVSESVKNVDYGKYGKKASAGATSAATTLGDIIKFCLKLFVKFVGILLLLIAGTTLIGLFVGLFAVGTFGIVDAPWTDYIDMVNSGAPIWVISLLTFFAVGIPFFFLFVLGLKILVKNLKSIGRVALLTLLGVWLISIIGLTVIGISQATNRAFDGETATTERLNISPQDTLFVRMRSNPEYSNSIHRNSDFRVKYDENDNRILYGRDIRLIVKSTKDSVGSIKIEKSAEGKNFRDAKERAQNINYSTSLRGNELLLDGYLTADSKYGYRDQEVQVTLFLPEGTTLYADDNTYSFHRNQEYYGDILENGQEGHFLKIIDGETICEDCPLDTWDDEDDTWDEDGEDWDTSDDFHGRIDVNGEEMDIKINDEGIEVNDQKVNRIKIDSNGIEINN from the coding sequence ATGAATAAGACAGTAAATATAAATCTTGCCGGCACTTTCTTTCACATAGATGAGGACGCATATGCCAGGCTACAGCGCTATCTGGAGGCTATAAGGCATTCTTTTTCAAACACGCAGGGTCGTGATGAGATCATCTCTGATATCGAGGCTCGTATCGCTGAATTATTTAGTGAAAAAAGAAAAGACGACCGTCAGGTAATCAGCATAAAAGAAGTTGAAGAAGTCATTACTATCATGGGGCAACCTGAAGATTATATGGTAGATGAAGAGATCTTCGAAGACGAACCTAAACGAACAAAGTCTACCAGGACCATTGGAAAACAGTTGTTTCGTGATACAGAAAATGGACATGTTGGAGGTGTTTCTTCAGGACTTGGTCACTATCTTGGAATAGAAGCAATTTGGGTAAGACTATTATGGGTTTTACTAACTATTTTCTCAAGTGGAGCATTCGTACTAATCTATATCGCTTTCTGGATATTTGTACCGGAAGCAAAAACCACGGCCGATAAACTGGCAATGCGCGGAGAGGAGGTAACCGTCAGCAATATCGAAAAGAAGATACGTGAGGGTTTTCATGATGTTTCAGAGAGCGTAAAAAATGTAGATTATGGGAAATATGGGAAAAAAGCAAGTGCCGGAGCTACCTCAGCTGCTACAACCCTTGGTGACATCATCAAGTTCTGTCTGAAACTATTCGTAAAATTCGTTGGAATACTGCTATTACTAATTGCAGGAACCACTTTAATCGGTCTATTTGTAGGTCTGTTTGCAGTGGGAACCTTTGGAATCGTAGATGCTCCATGGACAGATTACATAGACATGGTGAATAGCGGAGCTCCAATCTGGGTGATTTCATTACTTACCTTTTTTGCGGTAGGAATTCCATTCTTTTTCCTTTTTGTGCTGGGACTAAAGATTTTGGTGAAAAATCTGAAATCCATAGGTCGGGTTGCTTTATTAACCTTGCTTGGAGTTTGGTTGATCTCAATTATCGGATTAACGGTAATAGGTATAAGTCAGGCCACCAACCGGGCTTTTGATGGAGAAACTGCAACAACAGAGAGATTAAACATTTCCCCTCAGGATACGCTGTTTGTAAGAATGCGAAGCAATCCGGAATATTCAAATAGTATTCATAGAAATTCAGATTTCAGAGTGAAGTATGATGAAAATGATAACCGAATTCTATATGGGCGAGACATAAGATTGATCGTAAAATCCACTAAAGATTCGGTAGGTTCTATCAAAATTGAAAAATCTGCGGAAGGGAAAAACTTTAGAGATGCCAAAGAGAGGGCTCAGAATATCAATTATTCTACCAGTTTGAGAGGAAATGAACTTTTGCTAGATGGATATTTAACTGCAGACTCAAAGTATGGTTACCGTGACCAGGAAGTACAGGTTACATTGTTTCTTCCTGAAGGCACCACTCTTTATGCAGATGACAACACCTATTCATTTCACAGGAATCAGGAATATTATGGAGACATCTTAGAGAATGGACAGGAAGGACACTTTCTGAAAATTATCGATGGTGAAACCATATGTGAAGATTGCCCGTTGGATACCTGGGACGATGAAGATGACACCTGGGATGAAGATGGAGAAGATTGGGATACTTCTGACGATTTTCATGGTAGAATTGATGTTAACGGTGAAGAAATGGACATTAAGATAAATGACGAAGGGATAGAGGTCAATGACCAAAAGGTAAATCGTATAAAAATAGACAGTAACGGTATTGAAATAAACAACTAA
- a CDS encoding PadR family transcriptional regulator translates to MKIENTKAQMRKGVLEYCILSVLRDEDAYVAEILETLKDAKLLVVEGTIYPLLTRLKNAGLLNYRWEESTSGPPRKYYGLTETGKIFLRELTVTWDELQSAVNIVTTQKKKNHE, encoded by the coding sequence ATGAAGATTGAAAACACCAAAGCCCAGATGCGTAAAGGTGTACTGGAATACTGTATTCTCTCTGTGCTACGAGATGAAGATGCCTATGTGGCCGAGATTCTGGAAACACTAAAAGACGCTAAGTTGTTGGTCGTGGAAGGTACAATTTATCCATTACTAACCAGGCTTAAAAACGCCGGACTCCTCAATTATCGTTGGGAAGAGTCTACCAGTGGGCCACCAAGAAAATATTATGGTCTTACTGAAACAGGAAAAATATTTCTTAGGGAACTTACCGTTACCTGGGACGAATTGCAATCTGCAGTTAACATCGTAACCACTCAAAAAAAGAAGAACCATGAATAA
- a CDS encoding DUF4870 domain-containing protein codes for MTTENVNQNKTLATVLHLSVFTKYFIPLGNFIFPMLLWLSRKQDPFVDHHGRNALNFQISTFLYTIFIVAVGAVTFVYFGMKFTIGEPLFFEQDSFVIDNFSDALPFIITIGILGLLLLGLFVLELFAVINASIKANEGQSYNYPLTINFLSSEKPDESNHQNQSKNEQFNDTQKQTL; via the coding sequence ATGACCACTGAAAACGTCAATCAAAATAAAACTTTGGCTACCGTACTTCATCTGTCGGTATTCACAAAATATTTCATTCCGCTTGGGAATTTTATTTTTCCAATGTTGTTATGGCTTTCTCGAAAACAAGATCCATTTGTAGATCATCATGGTAGGAATGCACTTAATTTTCAAATAAGTACGTTCCTGTACACAATATTCATCGTTGCCGTTGGAGCCGTAACTTTTGTTTATTTCGGAATGAAGTTTACCATTGGAGAACCGCTGTTTTTTGAACAGGATTCATTTGTAATCGATAATTTCTCTGATGCACTGCCTTTTATCATCACTATTGGCATATTAGGATTATTATTATTAGGCCTATTCGTACTGGAATTATTTGCAGTCATCAATGCAAGTATCAAAGCTAACGAAGGGCAATCATATAATTATCCATTAACCATCAATTTTTTAAGTTCGGAAAAACCGGACGAATCTAATCATCAAAATCAATCAAAAAATGAACAGTTTAATGACACCCAAAAACAAACACTATGA
- a CDS encoding DUF4442 domain-containing protein: protein MKLSPSKLNSFLMLKLPSAWLCGVRVQHIDKTECQVSVKHRWINQNPFNSMYFAVQAMAAELSTGALVMNKIQESNSKISMLVAQNKASFSKKATGKIKFSCYDGERVNEALQKTIETGEGQTFWMKSVGLNEDGVEVSVFEFEWTVKLKRKKSK from the coding sequence ATGAAGCTATCTCCCTCAAAACTGAATTCTTTCCTCATGTTGAAATTACCAAGTGCCTGGTTATGTGGTGTGAGAGTACAACATATAGATAAAACTGAATGTCAGGTAAGTGTAAAACACAGATGGATCAATCAGAATCCTTTCAATTCTATGTATTTCGCGGTACAGGCGATGGCTGCAGAACTTAGTACGGGAGCGCTTGTGATGAATAAAATTCAGGAATCGAATTCTAAAATATCCATGCTGGTTGCACAAAATAAAGCCAGCTTTTCTAAGAAGGCAACTGGAAAGATCAAGTTTTCGTGCTATGACGGGGAAAGAGTTAATGAAGCTTTACAGAAAACTATTGAAACAGGGGAGGGGCAAACTTTCTGGATGAAATCTGTTGGACTGAATGAAGATGGAGTAGAAGTTTCAGTATTTGAATTCGAGTGGACGGTAAAACTGAAGCGGAAGAAATCTAAGTAG
- a CDS encoding TIGR00266 family protein, which produces MNAHEIDYQIYGEEMQYVELELDPREAVIAEAGNFMMMDDGIKMDTIFGDGSKQNEGFLGKVLGAGKRLLTGESLFMTIFSNEIQGKKKISFASPYPGKVIPIDLTRFNGKFICQKDAFLCAAKGVSIGIEFSKKLGRGFFGGEGFIMQKVEGDGMAFVHSGGTMAKKELQSGEKLKVDTGCIIGFTQGVDYDIEFVGGIRNTLFGGEGLFFATLTGPGTVYIQSLPFSRLASRIHQAAPQGGGKDKGEGSILGGIGDVISGDNRF; this is translated from the coding sequence ATGAATGCACACGAAATAGATTACCAAATTTACGGAGAGGAAATGCAATATGTTGAACTGGAGTTAGATCCCAGGGAAGCTGTTATTGCTGAAGCCGGAAATTTTATGATGATGGACGATGGTATTAAAATGGATACCATTTTTGGAGATGGCTCTAAACAAAATGAAGGTTTTTTAGGAAAAGTACTTGGAGCCGGAAAACGCTTACTTACAGGGGAAAGTCTTTTTATGACCATTTTCTCCAATGAAATTCAGGGAAAGAAAAAGATAAGCTTTGCTTCTCCTTATCCTGGAAAGGTGATTCCTATAGATTTAACAAGGTTTAACGGGAAATTTATTTGCCAGAAAGATGCTTTTTTATGTGCAGCAAAAGGAGTTTCTATCGGTATTGAATTCAGCAAAAAACTGGGGCGTGGTTTTTTTGGCGGCGAAGGTTTTATTATGCAAAAAGTGGAAGGTGACGGGATGGCTTTTGTTCATTCAGGGGGAACCATGGCTAAAAAGGAATTGCAATCCGGCGAGAAATTAAAAGTAGATACCGGCTGTATTATAGGCTTTACTCAAGGAGTTGATTATGATATTGAGTTTGTTGGAGGAATTAGAAATACCTTGTTTGGAGGTGAAGGTTTGTTCTTTGCAACGTTAACAGGGCCTGGGACCGTTTATATTCAGTCTTTACCATTCAGCCGATTGGCCAGTAGAATACATCAGGCAGCTCCACAGGGTGGAGGAAAAGATAAAGGTGAAGGTAGTATTCTTGGGGGTATAGGAGATGTGATTAGTGGGGACAATCGGTTTTAA
- a CDS encoding LysR substrate-binding domain-containing protein: protein MTITQLHYVLAVAEHQNFTKAAQKVFVTQPTLSMQIQKLEEELEVTIFDRTKKPIQLTEVGEKIVQQARNIVNESDRIQDIVDQQKGFIGGVFRLGVIPTVMPTLLPMFIGSFLKKYPKVKLKIEELHTEAILEKLKEGHLDAAIAATPLEVEGIKENVLYYEPFVPYIPNDPENKYSEKIDVEDLDINNMLLLEDGHCFKDGIINLCKASRNYDGDQLQLESGSFETLIKLANEGMGMTLLPYLHTLDLKESEKKNLKSFKDPVPAREVSLIYNRSELKMQIIEAIRSTIAGVVKGAITFQNVKIISPLSNKKEFKVNN, encoded by the coding sequence ATGACTATCACCCAGCTCCATTACGTACTTGCAGTAGCAGAACATCAAAATTTTACCAAAGCAGCTCAGAAAGTTTTTGTGACTCAACCAACCTTGAGTATGCAAATTCAGAAATTAGAAGAAGAGCTGGAAGTCACTATTTTTGATAGAACCAAAAAACCTATTCAGCTTACTGAAGTGGGAGAGAAAATTGTTCAGCAGGCAAGAAATATTGTAAATGAGAGCGATAGGATCCAGGATATTGTAGATCAACAAAAAGGATTTATTGGAGGCGTTTTCAGGCTTGGAGTTATTCCAACGGTAATGCCAACCTTACTTCCCATGTTCATTGGTAGTTTTCTTAAAAAATATCCTAAAGTAAAGCTGAAAATTGAGGAATTACATACCGAAGCTATACTCGAAAAACTTAAAGAAGGTCATCTAGATGCCGCAATTGCCGCTACCCCACTGGAAGTTGAAGGTATAAAGGAGAATGTTCTGTATTATGAACCCTTTGTACCCTATATCCCTAATGATCCCGAAAATAAATATTCAGAAAAAATTGATGTTGAAGATCTGGATATCAATAATATGTTACTCCTCGAAGATGGGCATTGTTTTAAAGATGGTATTATAAACCTATGCAAAGCTTCCCGAAATTATGATGGAGATCAACTTCAATTAGAAAGCGGAAGTTTTGAAACGCTTATAAAGCTTGCAAATGAAGGTATGGGAATGACGCTACTTCCCTATTTGCATACCTTAGATTTGAAAGAATCTGAAAAGAAAAATCTGAAATCGTTCAAAGATCCTGTACCTGCCAGAGAAGTCAGTCTTATTTATAATCGCAGCGAGTTGAAGATGCAGATCATCGAAGCCATTCGTTCTACAATTGCCGGTGTGGTGAAAGGAGCTATAACCTTTCAGAACGTAAAGATCATTAGTCCTTTAAGTAATAAAAAAGAATTTAAAGTCAATAACTAG
- a CDS encoding DUF2141 domain-containing protein encodes MKTIAVLVAMLLGSLMFGQTDNPGSITVSVPNISSDQGEILFALYSEDTFLKRKPNFAGKSLVENGQASVKFENVPVGTYAIIVLHDKNSNGKMDFDTAGIPEENYGTSGNSMIYGPPSWGDSKFDFDGSEKSIEIRF; translated from the coding sequence ATGAAAACAATAGCCGTATTAGTAGCCATGTTATTAGGATCTTTAATGTTCGGGCAGACAGACAATCCTGGAAGTATTACTGTAAGTGTTCCCAATATATCTTCAGATCAGGGAGAGATTCTTTTTGCTCTATATTCTGAAGATACTTTTTTAAAGCGAAAACCAAATTTTGCAGGGAAATCTTTAGTTGAAAATGGACAGGCCTCTGTAAAATTTGAAAATGTTCCGGTTGGAACATATGCGATCATTGTTTTACATGATAAGAATTCCAATGGCAAAATGGATTTTGACACAGCGGGAATACCGGAAGAAAATTATGGTACCAGTGGCAACTCTATGATCTACGGGCCACCAAGTTGGGGCGACTCTAAATTTGATTTTGACGGGTCTGAAAAAAGCATCGAAATTAGATTTTAA
- a CDS encoding DUF58 domain-containing protein, translating into MLKFIRSLYFGKRVFYALFGISLLFLISFWFETLYSITWILTSILLILVFTDLVSLFSRSSLEADRVLPEKFSNSDENMVKITIHNQHGFKTNVEVIDEIPVQFQKRDFLKSLEIPAHKKISFDYLLKPLKRGEYTFGNLNVYVSTFLKLIKRKYVFNKDQLVKVYPSFIQMKNLDFLALDQKINLHGIKRIRRIGHTMEFEQIKEYVRGDDVRTINWKATAKNNHLMVNQFQDERSQPVYSIIDSGRMMKMPFEGLSLLDYAINSSLAFSNVALKKKDKVGILSFSNKIDTLQKASSKLSQLNRIMEALYNVDTGFYDSDFSLLYSRVKKHLTHRSLLMLYTNFEHMSALQRQLPYLKAIAKNHLLVVIFFENTEMTKLTELDVSNVSESAHQTIAEEFVHDKLLMAKELQKHGIQTLLTPPKDLSINTINKYLEIKARGLL; encoded by the coding sequence GTGTTAAAATTCATCAGATCATTATATTTTGGAAAAAGAGTGTTTTATGCCCTATTCGGTATATCCTTACTTTTCCTGATTTCCTTTTGGTTTGAAACTTTATACAGCATTACCTGGATACTAACCTCTATCTTACTGATCCTGGTATTTACAGACCTTGTAAGCCTATTCAGTAGATCTTCTTTGGAAGCAGACAGGGTTTTACCTGAAAAATTTTCAAATTCCGATGAAAATATGGTGAAAATTACAATCCACAACCAACATGGTTTCAAAACCAATGTGGAAGTAATTGATGAGATTCCTGTTCAGTTTCAAAAAAGGGACTTTTTGAAGTCTTTAGAAATACCTGCACATAAAAAAATTAGTTTTGATTATCTGTTGAAGCCTCTAAAACGCGGGGAGTATACTTTCGGAAATCTTAATGTTTATGTTTCTACTTTTCTGAAACTCATCAAGAGAAAGTATGTGTTTAATAAAGATCAGTTGGTAAAGGTCTATCCGTCTTTTATTCAGATGAAGAATCTGGACTTTCTTGCTCTTGATCAGAAAATCAACCTACACGGAATAAAACGTATTCGCAGGATTGGTCATACAATGGAATTTGAACAGATCAAGGAATATGTGCGTGGGGATGATGTGAGGACCATTAACTGGAAAGCTACTGCTAAAAATAATCATTTAATGGTGAATCAATTCCAGGATGAAAGATCTCAACCGGTTTATTCTATTATTGATTCTGGCAGAATGATGAAAATGCCTTTTGAAGGCCTTAGCTTATTAGATTATGCCATTAATAGTTCCCTTGCCTTTTCTAATGTAGCCCTTAAAAAGAAAGATAAGGTGGGAATTCTCTCTTTTTCTAACAAAATAGATACGTTGCAGAAAGCAAGTTCAAAATTGAGTCAGCTAAACCGTATCATGGAGGCGCTTTATAATGTAGATACAGGTTTCTATGATAGTGATTTCAGTCTTTTATATTCAAGAGTTAAAAAGCACCTGACTCACCGAAGCCTTTTGATGCTCTATACTAATTTTGAGCATATGTCTGCTTTACAACGCCAGTTGCCCTACTTAAAAGCCATTGCAAAAAATCATTTATTGGTAGTTATCTTTTTTGAGAATACCGAAATGACTAAACTCACTGAGTTAGATGTTAGCAATGTTAGTGAAAGCGCACATCAAACTATTGCTGAAGAATTTGTGCATGATAAATTACTGATGGCAAAAGAACTTCAAAAACATGGAATCCAGACATTACTTACACCCCCAAAAGATCTAAGTATCAATACTATTAATAAATATCTGGAAATAAAAGCCCGGGGCCTTCTCTAA
- a CDS encoding AAA family ATPase, with translation MENQETDNNKEELKFENRIPLEGLGEAVESLKTQLSKVIIGQENFVELLIVGLLSNGHVLIEGVPGVAKTITAKLFAKCLKTDFSRIQFTPDLMPSDVLGTSIFNTKTSEFEFKKGPIFSNIVLIDEINRAPAKTQAALFEVMEERQVTIDGKMYKMQPPFMVLATQNPIEQEGTYALPEAQLDRFLFKIEVDYPELKDEVKILQTHHERKGKLPETEVQAVLDPQKISDLRDQIHEIIVEEKLLNYIAELVNKTRNHPHLYLGASPRASIAVMNASKAFAAVNGRDFVIPEDIKNALKPVLAHRLILSPDREMEGMTAGSVIDMITQSVEIPR, from the coding sequence ATGGAAAATCAGGAAACAGATAATAACAAAGAGGAATTAAAATTTGAAAACAGAATTCCGCTAGAAGGTCTCGGGGAAGCTGTAGAAAGCTTAAAAACTCAGCTTTCCAAGGTCATTATTGGGCAGGAAAACTTTGTAGAATTGTTGATCGTGGGATTATTATCTAATGGTCATGTGCTTATAGAAGGCGTTCCCGGTGTGGCTAAAACTATTACGGCCAAATTATTCGCCAAATGTTTAAAAACAGATTTTAGTAGAATTCAGTTCACTCCCGATCTTATGCCCAGTGATGTTCTTGGAACGTCTATTTTTAATACCAAGACTTCAGAATTTGAATTTAAGAAGGGTCCTATTTTCTCAAATATCGTACTTATAGATGAAATTAATCGTGCTCCCGCCAAAACCCAGGCTGCCCTCTTTGAGGTTATGGAAGAGAGACAGGTAACCATTGATGGGAAAATGTATAAAATGCAACCTCCTTTCATGGTTCTGGCCACTCAAAATCCCATAGAACAAGAAGGAACTTATGCCCTGCCGGAAGCACAGCTGGATAGATTTCTATTTAAGATTGAAGTAGATTATCCTGAACTTAAAGATGAAGTAAAAATTCTCCAGACACATCATGAGAGAAAAGGAAAGCTCCCGGAAACAGAAGTTCAGGCAGTTCTAGATCCTCAGAAAATTTCAGATTTAAGAGATCAAATCCATGAGATCATAGTGGAAGAAAAGCTGCTAAATTATATTGCAGAACTCGTTAATAAAACCAGGAATCATCCACACCTTTATTTAGGTGCCAGCCCCAGGGCTTCTATTGCTGTCATGAATGCATCGAAAGCTTTTGCAGCAGTTAACGGGCGTGATTTTGTAATTCCGGAAGATATCAAGAATGCCTTAAAACCTGTTTTAGCTCACCGATTAATTCTTTCTCCAGATAGAGAAATGGAGGGAATGACGGCCGGTAGTGTAATAGATATGATCACGCAATCTGTAGAAATTCCCCGATAG
- a CDS encoding DUF4350 domain-containing protein: MNRTYKIAFGLFLLLVISLAWLESSEPEPINWNSSYTAKDKIPLGAYIFYESWKTSTKDSIQDIKIPPYEYLHSSPENGTYFFLNNYVNFDDNELDELLEWVSRGNKLFVSAYSFGENLSDTLNIEISTYIATSKDLKTRPSFNLVNPDLQFEQALEFDQDLLATYFSEIDTLNNIVLGTSSFGKKEPEEKINFIKTGFGDGEIYLHTAPQAFSNYFLLKNENYRYSEALLSYLSNRNILWDSYYKSGKGFFSSPLYILLNNRPLKWAYYFVIIAAILFILFEGKRKQRSIPVVEPLQNKSFEFTQTMAHLYLEQKKYHELGLKKITLFMEFIRNRYRLDPSVINDSFYRDLAAKSENSLERTKRLFEIIYNFQENKENNKDRFFELSKSINTFKKHDGKSGNR, from the coding sequence ATGAATAGAACCTACAAGATAGCTTTCGGTTTGTTTCTCCTGCTGGTAATTTCACTTGCATGGCTGGAAAGTTCTGAACCAGAACCAATAAACTGGAATTCGAGTTATACCGCTAAAGATAAAATTCCACTTGGTGCTTATATTTTCTATGAAAGCTGGAAAACCAGTACTAAAGACAGTATTCAAGATATTAAAATTCCTCCTTACGAATACCTCCATAGCTCCCCAGAAAACGGTACTTACTTTTTTCTAAATAATTATGTGAATTTTGATGATAATGAGCTTGATGAGCTTTTAGAATGGGTTTCTAGAGGAAATAAATTGTTTGTATCGGCTTATAGTTTTGGAGAAAATCTATCAGACACCCTCAATATTGAGATTTCCACATATATAGCTACTTCTAAAGATTTAAAGACAAGGCCGTCTTTTAATCTAGTTAATCCAGACCTTCAGTTTGAGCAGGCTTTAGAATTTGATCAGGATCTTCTGGCAACATATTTTAGCGAAATTGACACTTTAAACAATATCGTTTTAGGAACTTCCAGTTTTGGAAAGAAAGAACCGGAAGAAAAAATCAATTTTATAAAAACAGGTTTTGGTGATGGTGAAATATATCTGCATACTGCTCCACAGGCATTCAGTAATTATTTTCTTCTGAAGAATGAAAATTACCGTTATAGTGAGGCTTTACTGTCATATTTATCCAACAGAAACATTCTTTGGGACTCATATTACAAATCTGGCAAAGGTTTTTTCTCCTCTCCGCTTTATATTCTATTGAACAATAGGCCCCTCAAATGGGCTTATTATTTTGTGATTATAGCAGCGATTCTATTTATATTATTTGAAGGAAAAAGGAAACAACGGTCGATTCCCGTAGTAGAACCATTACAGAATAAATCTTTTGAATTTACCCAGACCATGGCTCATTTATATCTGGAACAAAAGAAATATCATGAATTGGGACTAAAGAAGATCACTCTTTTTATGGAATTTATCAGAAACAGGTATAGATTAGATCCTTCAGTAATTAATGATTCCTTTTACCGGGATCTTGCTGCCAAAAGTGAAAATAGTCTGGAAAGAACTAAAAGGCTTTTCGAAATAATCTATAATTTTCAGGAAAACAAAGAAAACAATAAAGACAGATTCTTCGAATTAAGCAAAAGCATAAATACATTTAAAAAGCACGATGGAAAATCAGGAAACAGATAA
- a CDS encoding stage II sporulation protein M — protein sequence MREAAFVRQNKDKWVKYESLLQNYGNLSPGQLSDIYIELSDDLSYSKTFYPKSNTSTYLNALVAGLHQKIYRSKKESGNRFITFFTKEFPSQFHKHQKQLLLSFLIFAGFCIIGAYSSATDAAFVRSILGDAYINMTLENIDNSDPMAVYKKASETDMFLGITLNNIRVSLMAFSLGILAGIGTVFLLMQNAVMLGSFQYFFYDKGLLWESARTIWIHGTIEISVIIVAGCAGLVVGKSILFPGTYTRLKSFTMGIKNGLKIVISTIPFFIIAGFLEGFVTRITSMPDWLAIIIILSSLTLILFYYVYYPLHLLKKSKNEPRIY from the coding sequence ATGCGCGAGGCGGCTTTTGTCAGGCAAAATAAAGATAAATGGGTTAAGTATGAAAGCCTCTTGCAAAATTATGGAAATCTTTCTCCTGGGCAGCTTTCAGATATTTACATTGAATTAAGCGATGATCTAAGTTACTCTAAAACTTTTTATCCCAAAAGCAACACTTCTACATATCTCAATGCTTTAGTCGCCGGGTTACACCAAAAGATATATCGTTCTAAAAAAGAATCGGGAAATAGATTCATTACTTTTTTTACCAAAGAATTTCCCTCCCAGTTTCACAAACATCAGAAGCAGCTATTATTGAGCTTTTTGATCTTTGCTGGTTTCTGTATTATTGGCGCTTACAGTTCTGCTACAGATGCCGCTTTCGTTAGATCAATTCTAGGAGATGCTTATATAAATATGACCCTGGAGAACATCGATAATAGTGATCCCATGGCTGTCTATAAAAAGGCTTCTGAAACCGATATGTTCCTTGGGATCACCCTTAATAATATCAGGGTTTCACTAATGGCTTTTTCTCTAGGCATTCTTGCTGGTATTGGCACTGTGTTTCTCTTAATGCAAAATGCGGTAATGCTGGGAAGTTTTCAGTATTTCTTTTATGATAAAGGCCTTTTGTGGGAATCGGCTAGAACGATCTGGATTCACGGAACCATCGAGATTTCTGTGATTATAGTTGCCGGTTGTGCGGGGCTGGTAGTGGGTAAAAGCATACTTTTCCCCGGAACTTATACCCGACTAAAATCTTTTACCATGGGTATAAAAAATGGGTTAAAAATTGTAATAAGCACCATCCCGTTTTTTATCATTGCGGGCTTCCTGGAGGGATTTGTAACCAGGATCACTTCAATGCCAGACTGGTTAGCGATTATTATCATTCTTTCTTCTTTAACATTAATATTGTTTTATTATGTTTACTACCCTTTACACCTATTAAAAAAATCGAAAAATGAACCCCGAATTTATTGA